A portion of the Anthonomus grandis grandis chromosome 19, icAntGran1.3, whole genome shotgun sequence genome contains these proteins:
- the LOC126747141 gene encoding eukaryotic translation initiation factor 5B-like, producing MLLSKRSIIIEVCLVLIARQGSAEYDYSESDEYHSEYSDDHTHPDYTKYFGGEASASAAVPNKQSPGSGFTSGFIPPAEFQSFWNIPITFEDPKPKETAPQAQKADPFEALKQSFAQKEEAASESNPLKKDYFEESQKRQQAESSEVKPGPYYVSHKIPVPQVYENNEEGAQSKDDVETIRPPVKKSKKPKVSSDFDDYKDNFGGFETLRKAEEQVDQTKIDPATYYGGKTADYNTGKSSSTVSQYPAATGYLAQLQIPTTTVNPYQKYSYQPLSSKYLETLTNAPAEKPEGDGAVAPSQTENVKNKNCRKINGPENAEDMNCFVCEDASNKAKYTQCSYTSSQEPVNQYAGSSIRYSTPVKAPEALRIKRSPRKPKYDRDPYYEVSQRNRKYFEDFEKEQEVAESERQKDFHYKPYDPEEYESYSASQSSELLKKPGACTKVEREGGETCTVCKDETTGGNFEQCSYTSAPKESKYAYVAEKKYDSEQDQPEETKTVTKQSSEPQKTSATKSKIVVKDPIPELSAAGTAIDETSAEAEEAEEEESSKEEKESEDDTPSYYNDEELKKDKKLVSDDPYDVPEHFAATVTDKKTAEEDDEEESFDEYHYKLFPELNKQAESRQEEQKTDATEKKQHDVEEVLAEFAKKDRSNCKKAEKNGMTCFLCVDQHKVQHEECMYVAESKPKPTHIAYHEVQRLKDPKGEHQPLVNQEPSEESKKVETLSAKPLDLTGENTKRKKFFKKVPQELTGAASDLYRTVVPYENQKKRYAKKFLRDSKASGSAPDSERLEESESKEEEEETKEESKEEEPEAPKEVDVGEEEGAYSHETKPTYSKLFDTTLPKYMVEKTEFEKEFDAVSGFD from the exons ATGCTTCTGTCCAAGAGAAGCATTATCATCGAG GTGTGCCTCGTGCTTATAGCCAGGCAGGGCTCGGCTGAGTACGACTACTCAGAAAGCGACGAATACCACTCAGAATACTCAGACGATCACACGCATCCAGACTATACCAAGTACTTTGGTGGTGAAGCGTCGGCTTCGGCTGCTGTACCCAACAAGCAGAGCCCTGGAAGTGGCTTCACTTCCGGTTTCATTCCTCCAGCGGAATTCCAGAGCTTCTGGAACATCCCTATAA CTTTCGAAGATCCCAAGCCGAAAGAGACGGCACCACAGGCCCAAAAGGCGGACCCCTTTGAAGCCTTGAAGCAATCTTTTGCTCAAAAAGAGGAGGCTGCTTCCGAGAGCAATCCTTTAAAGAAAGATTATTTCGAGGAGAGTCAGAAAAGGCAGCAAGCTGAATCCAGTGAGGTGAAACCTGGTCCTTACTACGTTAGCCATAAGATTCCCGTTCCTCAAGTTTATGAAAATAACGAAGAAGGAGCTCAGAGCAAAGATGACGTTGAAACCATTCGACCCCCTGTGAAGAAAAGCAAAAAACCTAAG GTCAGCTCAGACTTCGATGACTACAAAGACAACTTTGGGGGCTTCGAAACTCTTAGGAAAGCTGAGGAGCAAGTAGACCAAACTAAAATCGATCCGGCCACTTACTATGGCGGAAAAACCGCCGACTATAACACTGGAAAATCTTCTTCGACAGTTTCCCAATACCCTGCCGCCACTGGGTACCTTGCTCAGCTACAGATCCCTACCACAACCGTCAacccttaccaaaaatacagCTATCAACCGCTATCCTCCAAATACCTTGAAACCTTAACCAATGCGCCAGCTGAAAAGCCCGAGGGTGATGGAGCAGTGGCCCCGTCACAAactgaaaatgtaaaaaataaaa ACTGCAGAAAAATCAACGGTCCAGAGAACGCCGAAGATATGAACTGCTTTGTCTGCGAAGATGCTTCCAACAAGGCCAAATACACTCAGTGCTCTTACACCTCAAGCCAAGAACCTGTTAACCAGTACGCAGGTAGCTCAATCAGATATTCCACTCCAGTAAAAGCCCCTGAGGCCCTAAGGATCAAAAGGAGCCCTAGAAAACCTAAATACGACCGCGATCCTTACTACGAGGTTTCCCAAAGGAACAGGAAATACTTTGAGGACTTTGAAAAAGAACAGGAAGTAGCCGAGAGCGAGCGCCAGAAAGATTTCCACTATAAACCCTACGACCCTGAAGAATACGAAAGCTACTCTGCCAGCCAGAGCAGTGAGCTGCTAAAGAAACCTGGTGCTTGCACCAAAGTGGAACGGGAGGGAGGCGAAACTTGCACCGTGTGCAAAGACGAGACCACTGGGGGCAATTTCGAGCAGTGCAGCTACACGTCAGCCCCCAAGGAGAGCAAGTACGCGTACGTAGCTGAGAAAAAGTACGACAGCGAACAGGATCAGCCGGAAGAGACCAAAACCGTAACCAAACAGAGCTCCGAACCCCAAAAAACTTCCGCTACCAAAAGTAAAATTGTCGTCAAAGACCCGATTCCGGAACTCTCAGCTGCCGGGACCGCTATCGATGAAACCTCCGCAGAAGCCGAAGAGGCTGAAGAAGAAGAATCATCAAAAGAAGAGAAGGAATCTGAGGACGACACCCCCTCGTACTATAACGACGAAGAACTGAAAAAGGACAAAAAACTGGTTAGCGACGACCCCTATGATGTTCCAGAACATTTCGCCGCCACCGTGACAGATAAGAAAACTGCCGAGGAAGACGACGAAGAAGAGAGCTTCGACGAGTACCACTATAAATTATTCCCAGAGTTGAACAAGCAGGCGGAATCGAGGCAAGAAGAGCAAAAAACCGACGCCACAGAAAAGAAACAACACGACGTCGAAGAGGTGCTGGCAGAGTTTGCCAAGAAAGACCGCTCCAACTGCAAAAAAGCCGAAAAAAATGGCATGACTTGCTTCCTGTGCGTAGACCAGCATAAAGTGCAACACGAGGAGTGCATGTACGTTGCGGAAAGTAAACCCAAGCCCACCCACATCGCTTACCACGAGGTCCAGAGGCTAAAAGACCCCAAGGGCGAGCACCAGCCTCTCGTCAACCAAGAACCGTCCGAGGAATCTAAAAAAGTCGAAACCCTCTCAGCAAAACCTCTGGACCTGACTGGCGAGAACACCAAAAGGAAGAAGTTCTTCAAGAAAGTACCTCAAGAGTTAACTGGGGCAGCCTCAGACCTCTACAGAACCGTGGTCCCTTACGAAAACCAGAAGAAAAGGTACGCGAAGAAGTTTTTGAGGGACTCCAAGGCCTCTGGAAGCGCCCCGGACTCCGAACGGTTAGAAGAGTCCGAGTCTaaggaggaagaagaagaaaccAAAGAAGAGAGCAAAGAGGAGGAGCCTGAGGCTCCTAAAGAGGTAGACGTGGGTGAAGAAGAGGGCGCCTACAGCCACGAAACCAAACCCACCTACAGTAAACTCTTTGACACCACTTTGCCCAAGTACATGGTAGAGAAGACGGAGTTCGAGAAGGAGTTCGATGCTGTTTCCGGATTCGATTAG
- the LOC126747145 gene encoding hornerin-like, translated as MKITLFLCGAVLLAIIAVSAAKPDGVKKHHESGEEAGGKKGSGSHYSDTSGHTTSGKKSKHDHEEGKHGSKGSELHRVEDAEEGGKKHKHFHADKHESFHKSGGASAHGAQFEEASKRHKGNYKKGFMEKFHKDELMNHDSFFSNGEKTGSYNIFGSGGAKYGSQSFAKKSGGSFKNLKSADKHGKKGKKSGGHNKSEKKGHKSSKASKSNYTKGQKYAKKGGKKGGKQYKQQN; from the exons ATGAAAATTACTCTGTTTTTG tgcGGAGCTGTTCTCCTTGCAATTATAGCTGTGTCGGCTGCAAAGCCTGACGGTGTGAAGAAACACCACGAGTCTGGAGAAGAAGCTGGAGGTAAAAAGGGGTCAG GAAGTCATTACTCAGACACGTCAGGTCATACAACCTCTGGTAAAAAATCGAAACATGATCATGAGGAGGGCAAGCATGGCTCCAAAGGTTCGGAGTTGCACCGTGTAGAGGACGCCGAGGAGGGCGGTAAGAAGCACAAACATTTCCATGCTGATAAGCATGAATCGTTTCATAAAAGTGGAGGGGCGAGTGCCCATGGGGCTCAGTTCGAAGAAGCATCCAAGAGGCACAAGGGAAACTATAAGAAG GGTTTCATGGAAAAGTTCCACAAAGACGAACTGATGAACCACGACAGCTTCTTCTCCAATGGTGAGAAAACTGGCAGCTACAACATTTTCGGCTCGGGAGGAGCCAAGTATGGATCTCAATCTTTCGCCAAGAAATCTGGAGGAAGTTTCAAG AACCTAAAGTCTGCTGATAAGCACGggaaaaagggaaaaaaatccGGAGGCCACAACAAATCAGAGAAAAAAGGTCATAAGAGTTCGAAAGCCAGCAAAAGCAACTACACCAAGGGGCAAAAGTACGCGAAAAAGGGAGGCAAAAAAGGGGGAAAGCAGTACaaacaacaaaattaa